The genomic region ACCGAATCGTCCGATGCGTAGCGTTCGGCCGGGATTGTTTACGATGACTCATGCCGACCCCAGGCGAGCGAAAAGCGCTGCTCTTCCTCGGCGCCGTCGTCGTGCTCGGTGCCGGTGCACGCGGCGCTGCAGTCCTCCATGGTGACGCGCCACCTGATGCTGCCGCACGTCGCGCGCTCGACGCTCAGATAGAAGCGGTCGACTCCGCACGGCAACGCGTCGCGAGCAAGAAAAAAGGCAGAAAAACGGGGAAGGGTCGACGCACCAAGTCGGCCGAATCATCGGCGTCAATCGAACCCGGACCCGCCGCTCCCGTCGAGCCGGTCATCCCCGCGATCATCGACATGGATCTCGCGACCGCTGACGAAATCGAGACGCTCCGCGGCGTCGGTCCCGCGCTCGCGGGGCGCATCGTCGCCGACCGCGATTCCCTGGGTCCGTTCGGCAGCACCGAGGAGCTCCAGCGGGTGCGGGGAATCGGCGCCCGGCTCGCAAAGAAAATCGCTCCCCAGGTAACCTTTTCCCTCCTTCCGCGTCATCCCCGTACAGCAAGCGACGGGACGTCGGCGCCACCCAGGAGCAGACGGAAATCCCGCCGGGGGGACTCACAAAATTGACCGCTTCAGCCGCCACTTACGAACGACTAGGCGATCTACTCGTTCGTGACGGGCTAATCACGCGTGACCAGCTGAATCTGGCGCTGCAGGAGCAGCGCGAGAGCGGCATGCGCCTGGGCTACAGCCTCGTCGCCCTCGGCTTCGTCAAGGAAACCGACCTCACGAGAACGCTCGCCCGGCAGTACCGCATGCCCGCGGTCGATCTCACGAATTTCGAGGTCGACCCTCGCATCGCGCGCCTCATCCCCAGCGAGATGGCGTCGAAGCACCTCGTGCTCCCCCTCAAGCGCGACGGCCGCACCCTCACGGTCGCGATGGCCGACCCCACCAGCACCGGCGTCCTCGACGACCTCAAGTTCATCACCCGCTGCGACATCTTCCCCGTGATCGCGGGCGAGTACACCATCCGCCACGCCATCGAGCGCTACTACGAGTCGAACGAAGCGCAGATGGAAAACCTGCTCAAGGATATCGCCAAGTTCGGCGATACCGATATCGAGCTCGTCGAGCAGATAGAGGAGGACATGACGGCGGCTGCGCTCTCCATCGCGGTCCAGGAAGCACCGGTCGTCAAGCTCATCAACGCGCTTCTCACGGACGCCGTTGCCCGCGGCGCCTCGGACATTCACTTCGAGTGCTTCGAGCACGAGCTGCGAGTTCGCTACCGCATCGACGGAATTCTCCACGAAATCATGAAGCCGCCGCTCAAGCTTCGCTCGGCTCTCATCTCGCGCTTCAAGATCATGGCGAACCTCAACATCTCGGAGCGTCGCATCCCGCAGGACGGACGCATCAAGCTGAAGATCATGAATCGCGTCATCGACTACCGCGTGTCGACTCTTCCGACGCTCTTCGGTGAGAAGGTCGTGCTCCGAATTCTCGACAAGGGGAATCTCAACCTCGACCTCACGACGTTTGGCATCGAGCCCCGAGCCGAGCGTGAGATAATGGACGCGATCGCGAACCCGTACGGCATGATGCTCGTCACCGGTCCCACGGGCTCGGGAAAAACGACCACCCTGTACTCGGCGCTCTCGAAGGTCAACAACATCCACGTCAACATCATGACGGCGGAGGACCCGGTCGAGTACAACCTGTTCGGAATCAATCAGGTGCTCGTGCGCTCCGAGATCGGCATGACCTTCGCCGCCGCGCTGAGAGCGTTCCTGCGCCAGGATCCGAACATCATCATGGTCGGCGAGATCCGCGATCTCGAGACGGCGAGCATCGCCATCAAGGCCGCGCTAACGGGCCACCTGGTCCTCTCGACGCTGCACACGAACTCCGCCCCCGAGACTGTTACGCGTCTGATGGACATGGGAATCGAGGGATTCAATGTCGCGTCGGCAATCAACCTCATCGTCGCCCAGCGACTAGTCCCGAAAATCTGCCTGAGCTGCGCCGAGAAGTACGTGCCGGAGGGTCCCGAGCTGGCGATGGCAAAGGTCAACGCACGGACAACGATGCGGGAGCTGCAGTTCAGCGACGTGGCCCTTGCCGATACAAAGCTGCATGCCGCACGTCACGCCGCTCCGCACCTTCAGAAAGTCACACTCGACACTCCGATCGGCGATCTCCCGTTCTTCCGCGGTCGGGGCTGCGACGCATGCCAGGGCACGGGGCTCAAGGGGCGGCAGGGGCTCTACGAGACAATGAACATGACCCAGCCCCTGCGCCGGCTGATCATGCAGAACGCAGGCGCTGCCGAAATCGGGAAGCTGGCAATTGCAGAGGGGATGCTGACGCTCCGCATGGACGGCTGGCTCAAGGTGATAAAGGGCATCACTACCCTCGATCAGGTTATCCGCGAGACCAGCATCTGATGGCGCTACCGTGCCTTCTGCTTACCGAAGAGGCCCCACAATCGTCCCTCAGCGGGGACCTTTCCAGCAGCAGACCGGAGAACAGCCAATGACTGCATCGCCGGCGCGTGCCGCGCCAGCTACGCCCGCACGTCTCAGCCCCCTCGTCCCGGTGAGTTCATCCGCCGAGTCGCCGGGGCAGGAGCCGCCTCTGGCGCATCCTGTTGTCGGACGGGCGCCGCCCGCTCTCGCAGTCAACCTGCGCGTTCTGCTCGATGAGATGGTGGCGTCGAAAGCGTCGGATCTGCACATCGTGGCCGGCCAGCCGCCAAAGCTGCGCATCGATGGCGACATCACCAACGCCTCGACGGGAAACTACCTCAGCACAAAGGACACTCTCCAGCTCGCCTACTCGGTTCTCACGGAGGACCAGAAGAAGCGATTCGAGCAGGAGGACGAGCTCGATTTTTCATTCGGCATTGCCAACCTTGCGCGCTTCCGCGGCAATTGCTTCCGGCAGCGCGGCTGCGTTTCGATGGTGATTCGACAGATTCCGTTCGACATCAAGGGCTTCCAGGAGCTGGGACTCCCGCCCGCCATCGCGAAGATGGCGGAAAAGCCCCGTGGTCTGGTGCTCGTCACAGGGCCAACCGGCTCCGGAAAGTCGACGACCCTCGCAGCGGTGATCGACAAGATCAATCACGAGCGAAAGGGTCACATCATCACGGTCGAAGATCCCATCGAGTTCATCCACAAGCACCACAGCTGCCTGATCAATCAGCGCGAAGTGGGCACCGACACGAAATCTTTTGCCAACGCGCTCAAGTACGCTCTCCGCGAGGATCCGGACGTGATCCTCATCGGTGAGATGCGGGACCTGGAAACTATTCAGGCCGCGCTCACCATCGCCGAGACGGGGCACCTCGCGTTCGCCACGCTGCACACGAACTCGGCCGCCGAGGCTATCAACCGGATCATCGATGTCTTCCCTCCGCACCAGCAGTCGCAGGTGCGGGCGCAGCTGGCGTTCGTGCTCGAGGGGATCGTGACGCAGACGCTCGTTCCGCGCGCCACTGGGCGAGGGCGCGTTCTTGCGGCGGAGGTTCTGATAATCACGCCGGCGATCCGCGCGCTGATTCGTGACGACAAGATCCATCAGATCTACTCGTCGATGCAGGCGGGCAAGAAGTGGGGGATGCAGACGCTCAACGACTCGCTGTACGCTCTCTACATGGGTCGCGAGATCACGGCCGATGAAGCGCTGCGCGTGACGAGCGCCCCCGACGAGTTCAATCGCATGATCGGCCGTGAGCCGACCGGGCACGACGAAGGCGTCCTGGTACGGGGCGTCGTCAAGATGCACGAGAAAGTAGCGAGGGCCCGGTAACAGATGACGAGCTTCACGTATACGGCGCGGTCGTTCTCCGGCGACCTCAAGTCGGCTACGCTCGAGGCATCGTCGCGTGACGACGTAATCGCACAGCTTCGCCGCCAGCGCCTGAGCGTCGTCAAGATCGACGAAGCAGCAGCAGCGAAGAAGGCGCGGCGCGGGCACATCAGGATGCGCGACGTGGTGATCTTCACGCGCCAGTTCTCGACAATGATCAATGCCGGACTGCCCCTCGTTCAGGCGCTCAACATTCTGGCCGAGCAAAGCCAGAACAAAGTGCTTTCGGACGTGACGCGGAAGGTGGTGTTCGACGTTGAGTCGGGTAAGACCGTTGCCGACGCGATGGGCAAGCACCCCCACGCGTTCAGTCCGCTGTACGTGAACATGGTCGCAGCGGGTGAGGCGGGCGGTATCCTGGACACGATTCTGATGCGTCTCGCCACATTCATGGAGAAGAACGATGCGTTGATTCGGAAGGTGAAGGGCGCGACGATCTATCCGAGCGTCATCATGAGCATAGCGGCAATTGCCGTCACGGTGCTGCTGGTGTTCGTGATTCCGGTGTTCGAGAATCTGTTCACTTCCGCCGGTCTCGCTCTGCCTCTGCCGACGCGCGTGGTGATGGCGCTGTCGCGGTTCCTGAAGGGCTACTGGTACGTCGTGATCTCGGTTGTCGTCACCGCGTTCTTCTTATACAAGCGTTACGCGGCGACGCCGAATGGTCGCCTGAACATCGACAAGATTCTGCTGAGGGTGCCGGTGCTTGGGGACGTGATCAGGAAGGCGGCCGTGTCGCGGTTCACGCGTACGCTCGGCACGCTGGTCAGCTCCGGCGTGAGTATTCTCGACGGCCTCGAGATTACGGCAAGGACAGCGGGCAACCGGGTGGTGCAGGATGCGATCATGGAATCGCGCGCGTCGATCGCCGGCGGTGACACGATTGCCCAGCCGCTCAAGAAGTCGGGTGTATTCCCCCCGATGGTGATCTCGATGATCTCGGTTGGAGAGCAGACGGGAGGTCTGGACGAGATGCTGTCGAAGATTGCCGACTTCTACGACGACGAGGTCGACGCGGCGGTGAGCAACCTGCTCAGCCTGCTGGAGCCGATGATGATCGTGTTCCTCGGCGTCGTGGTGGGAGGCATGGTCGTGAGCATGTATCTGCCGATCTTCGACATGATCAACGCGGTGCAATAGAACCCGGGTATTGGAGCCTTGCCCGCCACAGACCCTACTCAACATATTTGTTGAGTAGGCTCACCGTTTTGTATCGCGGTCGACAGACATGTCAAACATCGCACTGAAGACCCCTCTTCCAAAATCGCTCGACCTGGCGAATCCGGCGCACCTGGCGGCCATAAGGAAATACAAGTTCCTGGTGGCGCGCTCGGTTTTCAGCAGCGATTCCGCCATGGCCGACGCGTTCGGGGTCGATCGCAGCAACATGGCGCGGTGGAAGGGTGGCGCAGGACTTAGTCCTGAGCATTCCGACCGAATCGAAGGT from Gemmatimonadaceae bacterium harbors:
- a CDS encoding helix-hairpin-helix domain-containing protein: MPTPGERKALLFLGAVVVLGAGARGAAVLHGDAPPDAAARRALDAQIEAVDSARQRVASKKKGRKTGKGRRTKSAESSASIEPGPAAPVEPVIPAIIDMDLATADEIETLRGVGPALAGRIVADRDSLGPFGSTEELQRVRGIGARLAKKIAPQVTFSLLPRHPRTASDGTSAPPRSRRKSRRGDSQN
- a CDS encoding ATPase, T2SS/T4P/T4SS family; its protein translation is MTASAATYERLGDLLVRDGLITRDQLNLALQEQRESGMRLGYSLVALGFVKETDLTRTLARQYRMPAVDLTNFEVDPRIARLIPSEMASKHLVLPLKRDGRTLTVAMADPTSTGVLDDLKFITRCDIFPVIAGEYTIRHAIERYYESNEAQMENLLKDIAKFGDTDIELVEQIEEDMTAAALSIAVQEAPVVKLINALLTDAVARGASDIHFECFEHELRVRYRIDGILHEIMKPPLKLRSALISRFKIMANLNISERRIPQDGRIKLKIMNRVIDYRVSTLPTLFGEKVVLRILDKGNLNLDLTTFGIEPRAEREIMDAIANPYGMMLVTGPTGSGKTTTLYSALSKVNNIHVNIMTAEDPVEYNLFGINQVLVRSEIGMTFAAALRAFLRQDPNIIMVGEIRDLETASIAIKAALTGHLVLSTLHTNSAPETVTRLMDMGIEGFNVASAINLIVAQRLVPKICLSCAEKYVPEGPELAMAKVNARTTMRELQFSDVALADTKLHAARHAAPHLQKVTLDTPIGDLPFFRGRGCDACQGTGLKGRQGLYETMNMTQPLRRLIMQNAGAAEIGKLAIAEGMLTLRMDGWLKVIKGITTLDQVIRETSI
- a CDS encoding type IV pilus twitching motility protein PilT; this translates as MSSSAESPGQEPPLAHPVVGRAPPALAVNLRVLLDEMVASKASDLHIVAGQPPKLRIDGDITNASTGNYLSTKDTLQLAYSVLTEDQKKRFEQEDELDFSFGIANLARFRGNCFRQRGCVSMVIRQIPFDIKGFQELGLPPAIAKMAEKPRGLVLVTGPTGSGKSTTLAAVIDKINHERKGHIITVEDPIEFIHKHHSCLINQREVGTDTKSFANALKYALREDPDVILIGEMRDLETIQAALTIAETGHLAFATLHTNSAAEAINRIIDVFPPHQQSQVRAQLAFVLEGIVTQTLVPRATGRGRVLAAEVLIITPAIRALIRDDKIHQIYSSMQAGKKWGMQTLNDSLYALYMGREITADEALRVTSAPDEFNRMIGREPTGHDEGVLVRGVVKMHEKVARAR
- a CDS encoding type II secretion system F family protein, coding for MTSFTYTARSFSGDLKSATLEASSRDDVIAQLRRQRLSVVKIDEAAAAKKARRGHIRMRDVVIFTRQFSTMINAGLPLVQALNILAEQSQNKVLSDVTRKVVFDVESGKTVADAMGKHPHAFSPLYVNMVAAGEAGGILDTILMRLATFMEKNDALIRKVKGATIYPSVIMSIAAIAVTVLLVFVIPVFENLFTSAGLALPLPTRVVMALSRFLKGYWYVVISVVVTAFFLYKRYAATPNGRLNIDKILLRVPVLGDVIRKAAVSRFTRTLGTLVSSGVSILDGLEITARTAGNRVVQDAIMESRASIAGGDTIAQPLKKSGVFPPMVISMISVGEQTGGLDEMLSKIADFYDDEVDAAVSNLLSLLEPMMIVFLGVVVGGMVVSMYLPIFDMINAVQ